A region from the Triticum urartu cultivar G1812 chromosome 1, Tu2.1, whole genome shotgun sequence genome encodes:
- the LOC125546725 gene encoding prolycopene isomerase, chloroplastic, with amino-acid sequence MPLLLSPLAARCLHHSPRLPAPFAHHPSHPRPLGGEARGGGGRGRVAVVSERQAAVAAEKSPGGEGGDGERHDAIVVGSGIGGLVAATQLAAKGARVLVLEKYIIPGGSSGYYRRDGFTFDVGSSVMFGFSDKGNLNLITQALEAVGCKMEVIPDPSTVHFHLPGALSVLVHREYNDFIEELVSKFPHEKEGILKFYGICWKIFNSLNSLELKSLEEPLYLFGQFFKKPLECLTLAYYLPQNAGDIARKFIKDQQLLSFIDAECFIVSTVNALKTPMINASMVLCDRHFGGINYPVGGVGGIAVSLANGLVEKGSAIRYKANVTNVILENGKAVGVRLSNGKELFARTVISNATRWDTFGKLVKAEELPEEEKNFQKNYVKAPSFLSIHLGVKASVLPAGTDCHHFVLEDDWSNLEKPYGSIFLSIPTVLDPSLAPEGHHILHIFTTAGIEDWEGLPRKDYEQKKELVANEIIRRLENKLFPGLQDSIVLKEVGSPKTHRRFLARNDGTYGPMPRGKPKGLLAMPFNTTSIDGLYCVGDSCFPGQGVIAVAFSGVMCAHRVAADIDLEQRSPILDTGLLGVLRWLRTLA; translated from the exons ATGCcgctcctcctctcgcccctcGCGGCGCGGTGCCTCCACCACTCCCCGCGCCTCCCCGCGCCCTTCGCGCACCACCCCTCCCACCCCCGCCCTCTCGGCGGCGAGGCCCGCGGAGGCGGCGGCAGGGGGAGAGTGGCGGTGGTGTCGGAGAGGCAGGCGGCGGTGGCCGCGGAGAAGTCCCCcggaggagagggaggcgacgGGGAGCGACACGACGCGATAGTGGTCGGGTCCGGGATCGGGGGCCTGGTGGCGGCCACGCAGCTGGCCGCGAAAGGGGCGCGGGTGCTGGTCCTCGAGAAGTACATCATCCCGGGGGGCAGCTCCGGGTACTACCGCCGCGACGGGTTCACCTTCGACGTCGGCTCCTCCGTCATGTTCGGGTTCTCCGACAAG GGAAACTTAAATTTGATAACGCAAGCACTAGAAGCTGTTGGGTGTAAGATGGAAGTCATACCAGACCCTTCTACGGTTCATTTCCATCTACCTGGTGCTCTCTCTGTTCTTGTGCATAGGGAGTATAATGACTTCATCGAAGAGCTGGTTAGCAAATTCCCGCATGAAAAAGAAGGAATCCTAAAATTCTATGGCATATGTTGGAAG ATCTTCAATTCATTAAATTCTTTGGAACTAAAGTCCTTGGAAGAACCTCTATACCTATTCGGGCAATTTTTTAAGAAGCCTTTGGAATGCTTGACTCTCG CATACTATCTGCCACAGAATGCGGGGGATATTGCTCGCAAGTTCATAAAAGATCAGCAGTTGCTATCCTTCATAGATGCTGAG TGTTTTATTGTGAGCACAGTCAATGCCTTGAAAACACCCATGATCAACGCGAGCATG GTATTGTGTGATAGGCACTTTGGAGGAATTAACTATCCAGTTGGTGGTGTTGGTGGTATTGCGGTGTCTTTGGCAAATGGCCTTGTTGAAAAGGGAAGCGCAATACGTTACAAGGCGAATGTGACCAATGTTATTCTTGAAAATGGGAAAGCT GTTGGAGTGAGGTTGTCAAATGGGAAGGAGTTATTCGCTAGAACAGTAATATCAAATGCCACAAGATGGGACACATTTG GAAAACTTGTGAAGGCTGAAGAGCTTCCAGAAGAGGAGAAAAACTTTCAGAAGAACTATGTTAAAGCGCCATCATTTCTATCCATTCATCTGGGTGTCAAAGCCTCAGTTTTACCTGCTGGTACTGATTGCCACCATTTTGTACTGGAG GATGACTGGTCGAACTTGGAAAAGCCTTATGGAAGCATATTTTTAAGTATCCCTACAGTTCTTGATCCATCCTTGGCTCCTGAAGGACATCACATACTTCATATATTTACAACTGCAGGTATAGAAGATTGGGAG GGTCTACCTAGGAAGGATTATGAGCAGAAAAAGGAGCTTGTGGCAAATGAGATCATACGAAGACTTGAAAATAAGTTGTTTCCTGGTCTTCAAGACTCAATAGTCCTCAAGGAG GTAGGATCCCCAAAAACTCACCGCAGGTTTCTTGCCCGAAATGATGGTACATATGGACCCATGCCACGGGGTAAACCCAAGGGTTTGCTGGCAATGCCTTTCAATACCACT TCAATAGATGGACTTTACTGTGTGGGCGACAGCTGTTTTCCTGGGCAAGGAGTGATTGCTGTGGCATTTTCTGGGGTCATGTGTGCTCATCGTGTTGCAGCAGACATAG ATCTTGAACAAAGGTCTCCTATTCTAGACACGGGCCTTCTCGGTGTCCTCAGATGGTTAAGAACACTCGCATAA